GCTTTTGTTACAAAGGCTTCAATTTCGGATAGCGTGCATTTTCTTTTCCTATCCCGACACTCAAGAAGAATGAGGTGTTTGTATGTATCGAATCTGAATTGTATTGAGACATCAAATTGCCTCCCTTTGATTCTTGCATTCCAAATCACCTCCCCACCCGAAGCGGAGGTTCTGTTGATGGCTGCTACCAGCCTCTCAAACTTTTCCCATTTCTTCAATGAAGTCTCCTAAAAGCTCGGCCAAGGCGATACTTGCGCAATTTATGCCCAATTGGCCAAGAACATATCGGTCACATTGCTTTAGCCATGAGTTATCTACCGCATACTAATTAAGTATTCCTCTAGCCAGGGCGTGCTGCAATGCCAACACCAGAGATGAGAAACCCTCGCTTCCCGCCAGAAGGGGCGATTTTATGTATTGTAAGTGAGCGTATTCCAGTGTGGTCTGTGACGACAGCGACAGCCTAATAATGGCCATGCCAGGGGAAATGGGGCGATGATTCGCGAATTGTTAACCAGAATGCGGTTCCACCTGCAGGTATGATCTTATTAAGTAATATGTAATTCTATCCATAAATTTTGGTGAGCATTAATCATAGAGGTCTTAGACTATGCCTGCGAAAAACAGAAAGCAAGTACTTGAAGATCACACTAGGATAGGAAAACGATTCGTTCCTCCTATTCTCGGAGAGTTTGCCAGCATCTTCCACGAAGTGCCATGGGTCAACTTGGTGCTACCCGAAGTAATCTGGATAGCGGAGTTGGAGGCCAAGTTAGGTTTAAAGCGAGGGACTGAATTGGCCTGTACCCTTTCGACATTGGTATCCGATATATTAGCTGATGAAAAGTCATTGTTTATTATCCTTAGTGACTACTTTCGCCTATCAGGGGAAAGTAAAAATATGATATTGTCAAAATTAGAGGAAGATGGGAATCT
Above is a genomic segment from Candidatus Neomarinimicrobiota bacterium containing:
- a CDS encoding restriction endonuclease translates to MKKWEKFERLVAAINRTSASGGEVIWNARIKGRQFDVSIQFRFDTYKHLILLECRDRKRKCTLSEIEAFVTKASDAGADEIIVVSSSGFQSGATTVAKKHNVRLYTLKEINELPPDVVLR